The sequence below is a genomic window from Lycium ferocissimum isolate CSIRO_LF1 chromosome 9, AGI_CSIRO_Lferr_CH_V1, whole genome shotgun sequence.
ATGACAATGAAAAGCGATTGCTGCAAATTTGTATAGAAATGCCATCAATGTCAAATCCATGGAGATTTAATCAATGTTCCGCCAAGTGAACTCAGCACCATGAGCTCACCCTGGTCATTCGTTGCTTGGGTTATGGATGTCATTAGACCTATCGAGCCTGCCGCTTCAAATGGGCATCTATTCATTTTGGTTGCCATTGACTACTTCACCGAATGGGTGGAAGCCACCTCGCACAAATTAGTGACAAAGAAGGTAGTAGTCAACTTTGTGCGAAACAATATCATATGCCGCTTCAGCATACCCAAGTCCATCATAACGGATAACAGGCTAAATTTGAACAGTCACCTGATGAAGGATATCTCAGAAGCAGTTCAAAATCACTCATCGGAACTCAATGGCCTATCGGCCACAAATGAATGGAGCGGTAGAAGCGGCCAATAAGAATATCAAAAGGATATTGAGAAAGATGACAAACAATTGCAAGGGTTGGCACGAACAACTGCCACATGCTCTATTAGGATATCGTACCACAGCTCGAGCTTCGATAGAAAAAACTCCTTACCTGCTTGTTTATAGTACCGAAGCAGTCATACCTATTGAGGTTGAGATACCATTACTGATAATCATTCAAGAAGTGGAATTGGACAATGCAAAATGGGTCCGAGCTCGATATGAGCAACTGGCTTTAATTGATGAAAAGAGGATGATTGCCGTATGCCATGGTCAACTGTACCGACAAAGGATGGCGCGAGCCTTCAACAAACGAGTCAGAGCTCGACTTTTTCAAATAAGACAAATGGTACTCAAGAGAATATTCCCGCACCAGGACGAGTACAAAGGGAAGTTTGCTCCTAATTGGCAAGGCTCCTGTGTGGTCCGCAAAGTACTCTCCGGAAGAGCAGTGGTGCTAGCAGAAATGGACGGGCAAGAGTGGCCCAAGCCAATCAACTCAGACGCAATCAAGCGATACTACACATGAGGATGTCTTTTCAATTGTAATATTTGCTTGTAATAGTTATTCCTTTGCTTATAATCGTTTGTAATAGATAGAAAAAATCAAATGATTTccttgtaatatgaactacgcaatgacctgacttccccacagcgggatacgtaggcagtccatttgGGACCCGGTCGCATTATTAGCaaaaaccaaaactcaattactttattcCGAACTACGTTTGACCTGATTCTTGATTCatcaggatacgtaggcgctctttgaGCTCGGTCGTACCAAATGAAAAACCCCGTAAACCCCTCGAAAACCTCAGAGATAGGACTTCAAGGAGAATTTCTATCTGGCACGAAGAGATTGCCACATATGCCTAACTGGGGCAtaatttttgagagggtctcaaaaattcgtGCCGCCAATCTGTCACAAGAATCAGCCAACCCAGAGTCTCATCCTTAACCAGTCAGCGAGGGTTAATCAGTTCAACACCCTAAAatggggcagaaattttgaggaGACCTCAAAATTTTCTACATTTAAGGATTCGGCACGAGAGTTCGCCAAGCATGATAGATTTAAactagggcagaatttttgagaggatctcGAAAATTCCGCATAAGGAAACGGGAATCCCACCTATCAGAGCAGCAAAGAAGGGAATACTCCTCATTGGAAAGCACGTGTCATGACAATTAACCTAAAAACAATTTTAGGAAAGATGCATTTGTTTTCACAAGTAtgtttaaaataaattcatctttcgaATACCGAATCCAAGGGGATTTGAGTTCAAAAAGAGCTGGCGAAGCTGAAGACGCAGTTAGAGGCAACAATACGGATCAACTTTAACAGAAAACTAATCCTTTGCTGATGCAGGTCTCCATGTCGTCAGGAGGAcgacccattttttaaaaatttgtttcatgTGCAGGTAAAGACGGTTCACCAGACAAGTTTGGAGCCACCGCCAGAGATGGGGTTCGTAACAGTCAAATCCACGAGGGCTATAAAAGGATCCGAACACCATAAGGGcaaatatctagccacgagggctataaaAGGATCAAAATGTCACAAGGGCGACTATCTAGCCACAAGGGTTACAAAATGACCAAAACGCCAACAAGGGTAAACAttcgaccaaaagggtcacaacAGAACAAAACGGCACATCTGACCACGAGGGTCACAGACAACACAAAGGACGAAAGAAAGACGATTTAGCCGAAGGGGCCATATCTGTCATttgcatgccaagagggccattcatacaaacattgccaagagggccattcatacaaacattgctgAGGGGGCCATTCATctaaacatgccaagagggccattcatacaaacattgccgagagggccattcatacaaacattgccgagAGCGCCATTCATACAAGCAttgtcgagagggccattcatacaaacattgctgagagggccattcatacaaacattgctaagagggctattcataaaaaaattgcggagagggccattcatacaaacattgccgagagggccattcatataaacatTGTTGCCGAGAGggacattcatacaaacattgccaagagggccattcaaaCAAAAATTGCCaggagggccattcattcaaacatgccgagagggccattcatacaaacattgccaagaggaatacaaacattgccgagagggccattcatacaaatattgtgtagggatctagtagctcagttggttggctacttGAActctcaccttgttggtgagggtttgaatccccacgttgtaatccccttcccctacccctatgtaataaaaaaaaagttaaaataaaaaataaaaaatacaaacattgccgagagggccattcatataaacattgccaagagggccattcatataaaaATTACCAAGAgagccattcattcaaacatgctgagagggccattcatacaaatattgcCAATAtagccattcatacaaacattgctaagaggtccattcatacaaacattgttGAGActgccattcatacaaacattgccaagagggccattcatactaACATTTataagagggccattcatacaaacatagcTAAGAGGGCCATTAATACAaacattgccgagagggccatccatacaaacattgccgagagggccattaaTATAAACATTGCCTAGAGGGTCATTGATAgtcaagagggccattcaaACAAGCAttgtcgagagggccattcattccaaacatgccgagagggccattcattcaagcATTGtcgagagggtcattcattcaaacatcGCCGTAAAGGCTattcattcatacaaattgcCAGACATGATAAAAAGGGTTAAAGCGATGTAAATCTGGTAAGATGACTACAGTTTTTGCTCCAAGCTTGTCGCTCCCAAACgaacacgcaagtatacgcggtcgtacaagcaatataggatttttaagtccagatatcgtacccacagggacttagattctactattaaactaattcaaattcgaatgAAACTATTCAAGGAAGTAAAAGAAAGATGGTTTTGTTTTGACTAACTAAAACTGAAAGTAAACAATtaatgatgggtgtttttgcGACTGAGAATATTCCGACAAAGATTGTAAGGTTTATCAGATGATGGAGAGTtccagggtcatggctttcgataATCCAGCTGATCGTCTGATAATTCTACCTGTCTTATTTcttgggttactagttgacgggttaattgtaactttatgatattctctcgaactactcacaagcttgtagatgttactataacgcctatatctctatggtcatcgGAGGTACCAAGAACGCATTTAATTCTCCGTAATcgactaagtagggctaaagggtttATCTCTATtctcagtagcgaaacgataaTATGaaaaaactctatttattcttattacgtatgtgaattccctttctaaagtccaattcacgcaccacagatagtgtctaactattggccagataatcaaacaattaagcatAAGAGTAAATAAGCAACCTAAAATACGAAAATTTAATCGATAAAAATTGTCgtcaaaccaactatcatgtaTTTCGCCACAACCccagaattaagaagtttagctactcatgattctagATGCacaacaagaattcatgaagaaaCTAGGGtttaaaggatgaaaaataaaataaacctagagagagaaagtagaacGGCGGCTTAAAAGTCTTAGAATAGTCCCAACACTTCATTTACAACTAATAAAACGTGTATTTATAGCCTAgggttaaaaataaattaagtagACCTAATCCCAGTCGAACTGGGAAAACGTTGCGAAAATTGGCCTTGGGCGCCGCCTAGGGAGGCGCACCAAGAGGCTTTTCCTGCTTCTTTTTTGCTCTTCAGTGATTTCGGTCCAATGTGCTAGGACGTCGCCCTGGGCGTCGCTCCAGGTAGTGCCCCAAGAGGAATTAGCAGGCTTTTTGTTTTTTCGGCTCGTGCACACTTGGTCCTCGATTCCCAAACTCGTCTAAACTGCTCGGTTTCTAGTCATTTGTCCTCATTGTACctaaatacatataacataccAACATAAGCACGAGTACAACGATTCCATCATAGAAATTGCGATTAAAGTCCTAAGAATGAGAGGTAAAGTGACGCTAAATATCGATATTTGTGTCAAATATCACCAcccccacttagactttgctcGCCCTCAAGCAAACACTTACCTATACCAACCTACCATATTCACACTCATGCTATTCAAACAGGTCTGCTCAGGCTTCGGCTATTACGgctatttcaaaaatatttcaaaaaccAATCACTTAAGCAAATTCTTTCGAAAGACACTCCAAAAGTCATAGTTTCAAATCAAAACATCAACCAACGACCATCTCAAGAACACTTTTATTTTAATCACAACATGACCCAAAGACACCACTTGAAACAAAGTAATCACGCTACTTAACCAAGAATCCAACATTTCACTAATCCATTGTCAACCATGTGGCTTCACAAGAAAAGAGTTGTCCATATATCTCACAAGAATATAAACTTTTCATTTCAATGGACATGAATTCAGCAAATATGCTTACTCTAAAAAAAGAAcataccataagcttgcccgtAGTGTAACCGCTTTACTAATATAAGCATATCGAACCTAGGATTAAGTAGGACTTAaaagggttgtaatgtaggctaggggacgggtaggaattatttggataatagtGACTAACCTCCCTAACCAATTTAATACATACAACATTCCCGTTTTCCGCACTTCCTTTGTCAACCAATTTCGAAACCAACCACCCAATCCTCCCTAGTTATTCATCACAATTAAGAACCACTTTTTCAACAATTTCAAGTTAGAAGGGGACTTTTATTCATAAAAACTaacatattattttctttttttccagtgcagtttttttcctcttctactccttttttttttcatattcccAACTAACAAGCGAGCTTTGCTTCATTTTAGGTGCACCAATAGACTTAACTTGATTTCAACCAATAAACACTACCCTTTCATCAACTCCCAACTCCAATTACATCATTTTATCATTAAAGTACTCAAGGAGTATATTGGATCAACAATAGGCTAAAAGACGAAAGGGTATGGTTTATCAattgctataaaaaaaaaaaaggctaaaggcTCAACGTGGCTAACTAGGGTAACATGTACATGCATGGGTTAGTAGGAACAAGTTAAAATTTAGGCTATTCAAAGAAGTGCCTTTATCACATCCTAAGTTACAACATGCTTCATTTCGCTTCAAGAACACAcggggcaagttctagacatcAATACCAAAAATGGATACATATCAAATCCTTACACACATATGGCACAAAATCAACGCAAGAAGGCTCATATTGTCCCTCGAATTAAGCAACAACATATCAATCAATGCTAAGTGGGTCATACATGACTCAAACACAAGGAGAATCTAGTATTTCAAGAGAAGTCATCTATTTTTACGGCATGCTTTCAAATCAAAATCACGAATGGCCCATATTGCCAATATTTCACCTAACCCGAACACCTAGCATTTGAATGGTATTTCCTATGGACTAATCTTCCCTCAAGCAGGTTGTCATCCACCCGTCATCAGGAAAAGCCCTTTCTATGActaaaaataaccaaaaaaaaaatcctaacaTATGACTTATGCCACTACCAAAAGCTTACTAAAACtagaaaaaaatctttttggttctttttttcttctatggATAATCCCAAacaaaaaggaagaataaaagaaaattaaggttcTAAAAAAATCCTAAGGCATAACCATCCTCTATCTAGAGACATACCTCCCACACCACACTTAATTTCATGCACTGTCCTCAAtgcatataaaaaataaaaatagagtaaGGCGAGAGATACTCCCTAAAGCCCACTAGGGCCTAGTCAGACTCGGCTCCAGCAGCAGTGGTGCCATTGAACTGGCCATCCTCATCCATAGAGTTGGCATCCTCGTCTGATAGAAGCTCGGAGACTTCATCGAGGGCAAGAAAGGTCCTCGTGGTGGAGTCTAGTGGGGCCATCTGCTGTAGCTCATCCATGCTTGCCTCCCCCGTTCCATTCTCAGCTTCAAGTCAGCAAACAACATCCTCACTGACTGTTCAAGACAGTTGGTCCGCTGCTCGGATGTGAGGGGGGACGAACCTCCTTTTGCCGGATTGATGGCCTTGATATTGAACGACTTATCCGGATGAGGCATCTCAAAATTGACCCCCGTATTGGTCGGCACATCGAACATCCAATGTAACAAATGGGTCACCATGCTGGGGTAGAGAAGTCTTCCCTTTCCCTGATTTCTCATTTTTGCCATCTCTACTAATAAAACCTTGCCTATGTTTAGGTCCATATTATTCaagagaaaatagaacaaacaaCACCTCAATTTGGACAGATTAGTATTATTTATTGTTGGCATGATCCGACAGTTGACGAACCTTAGCATTACTTTTTCCTTGAGCACAAAGTTGTTCCTCTTCAAGGACTTATGTCGCCCATTTATATCTCTATCCCATAAAACTTTGGAGTCCAGCCCACACAATGTGTTGCGAAGCTCTCTATAGTTAGGCCTATGCAAGAACCTCTCAAAGCGTGTATGATCTTTCTCGAGGAATTGCATCCATTGGTTAATGGTGTggtatgagaatggaatttgtTTCCCCCAAATTGGGATGACATACTCCATCTCTTTTTCATAATCAAGTCCGGGCTCCCAATTGGTATAAAATTCTTTAACCATATCGATATTTGCGGGGCCAACTATTTGGCCCAACGACCATAACCCAGGGAAAAGATACTTATATGGATGCGCAGGAACTTATTGTGCAGCTTATTCGCATCAATGGCAACCTCTGGAGCGGGAGCAATTGCTGGCTCAAAGTGTTGGAACTAGTAGCGACCATGCGGTTCTATTGCCCTAAACCACAGTGCAGTGTGTGTGCCATTTTCTTCTACGTGGGTGGGCCTCTTGTTTTTAGCTCGGCTACTTGAGGCAACCGGAGCTTTGTCCGTAATTGTTCATTTCGGCCTTTGAGACATTATTCCTGCAATCAAACAAACCAATTAGCCCAACGTATAATCAAAAGGgtccaccccacacttaaatcATTGGTATACTCATGGTGACAACAAATTTGAGGTGTTTACAAGAGGATTCAGACTACTCCATTTTATCCAATTTGTGTGGGTGGTAGTTGAATGGCACTTGCGGCCATCGCTTTTTATgacaacattttcaacaaaagACTACACCTCACACTTTTTTTTCACAATATAATCACCACTAAGCATATAGAAACATGCATGCCCTTTAACAACAAATGTGCTTTCTTTGTGGCATTTTGACAAATACCTAGCatgcataaaaatatttatcattcATTCACTTagcaagctagggtttttccaACAATTCAATCCAATCCACATATCAACACCACCCCACACCTAATTTTCGGCCATTACAACTCATAATCCACAAACTTTCACATATTACAtgctatattttcatgaaaattgaaattaatgGTGGCTTGGGGAAATGGGTTTGCCATGGAAAACAATCTTACCTTCAAAATAAATcataagaaaagagaaagaatagAGATACATACCTTGATTCTTGCAAATAAAGAAAGGGATTTAAGGATTTGGGaggaaaaaaaaggtttaagGTTTATGGAGGGTTTTGTttcaaagagagagagagagagagagagagagagagaaagggaaataagaaaataagagagAGGGGCGTACGTTTTTGTTGTTCCAGTTTtcagattttttctttttttaattttagaaaagaaaaaaaaattaggcctGGAGCGTCGCCCAGGGGCGGCGCCCCAAGAGGGTTTTTTagaactcaattttttttcgtTGTCGCCGTCGAACCAACGTGTGTGTCACCTGGGGCAAGGCTCAGAGCGACGTATACTGTTATTTTTTACCTGGACGACTTTTTGCCTCTATTCCAATCCCGTTTAAgtgcttaccttcctttttcCTTCGAATTGCCACTCCAAAATCCTGCAACATGAACAAACGtgacatatatcatacaaaaatTGAGTTGCCTCCCAACGAGCGCCTTAGTTATGGTCATGGCACGAcactttttgtgattttttttcattacgCTACTTTTGCAAACAGGGGTTGCCTCCCGAGAAGGGCTTAATTTAATGTCGTGGCATGACGTAGGCTTTACTCAAGCATCTTCTAGATCAATGGAGGTCCTCACACGTTCAGTGGCCTCCCCGTAGTAATGCTTTACTCCCTGCCAGTTCACCAAGAAAGTTTCATCCGAGTTGGGCTTCTTTAGCTCAACAACTCCATGTGCGGTCACACGAACTACCTCGAACTGCCCAGACCACTTactcttcaactttccacaaaAAATCTTCAGACGGGAATTATACGTCAGATGACTGTAGTTTTTTCCCcaaacttgttgctcccaaacacacacgcaagtatatgcggtcgtacaagtaatataggatttttaagtccagatatcgtacccacagagacttagattctattgttaaactaattcaaattcgaatgAAACTATTCAAGGAAGTAAAAGAAAGATGGTTTTGTTTTGACTAACTAAAACTGAAAGTAAACAATtaatgatgggtgtttttgcGACTGAGAATATTCCGACAAAGATTGTAAGGATTATCAGATGATGGAGAgttctagggtcatggctttcgacaatccagttgatcttctgacaattctacctatcttatttTCTAGGTAACTAGTTGACGAgttaattgtaactttatgatattctctcgaactactcacaagcctgtagatgttactataacgcctatatctatatggtcatcagaggtaacaagaacgcatttaattttccataatcaactaagtagggctaaagggtatatctctatcctcaatAGCGAAACGATAATATCGAaaaaaactctatttattcttattacataggtgaattccctttctcaagtccaattcatgCACCACAGacagtgtctaactattggccagataatcaaacaattaagcacaagaataaataagcagcCCAAAATACGGAATTTAATCGATAGAAATTGTCgtcaaaccaactatcatgtctttcgccacaaccccagaattaagaaatttagctactcatgattctagatgaagaataagaattcatgaagaaaCTAGGGtttaaaggatgaaaaataaaataaacctagagagagaaaatagaacggtggcttacaagtcttaGAATAATCCCAGTATGTCGTTTACCACTAATAAAATGTGTATTTATAGCCTAGggttaaaaataattaagtagACCTAATCCCGATCGAACTAGAAACACGTTGCAAAAATTGGCCTAGGGGCGGGGCACCAAGAGGCTTTTCCAGCTTCTTTTCTGCTCTTCAGTGATTTCGGTCCAATGTGCAGGGGCGTCACCCTAAGAGGAATTAGCAGGCTTCTTATTTTTCCGGTGCTTTTCTTCGCTCCTTCTCTTGCACACTTGGTCCTTGATTCCCAAACTCGACCAAACTGCTCAGTTTCTAGTTATTTGTCCTCATTGTACCTAAATACATAGAACATACCAACTTAATCACGAGTACAACGATTCCATCATAGAAATTACAATTAAAGTCCTAAGAATGAGAGGTAAAGTGACGCTAAATATCGATATTTGTGTCAAATATCAAAGGTCAAAATGATGTACATTCGGCCAGATGGCCACAACATTCGTTTCAAAATCAATCACAGCGTTACCGAGCAGGCGAAAGCAGATTAGTAGCCGCCAAGCAACAAAGCAGGCTGATCTGATCAAATCCAGAAGCAtgcggagcaaacgtgaaactttttcttacgcagccggtcgagatagggtgcccatgaaGTCAAGCTCTCCGGCAGGACTTGGAAGATCGCTCTGCCCCATGCTCAGCCACACAAAATTGCTTAATTGCTTATTTGCTGTATTtgcttttctttaaattttcccgCAATCGGTCAGGCACACATCAGCACACACAAAGGCATTACCGCATAAGGGATACCCTTTTCCTCATATCGAGTCAAACTACAAGTGACTTCATTCCCAAAACCAGGGATATATAGGCGGACTCAATACCAAAGAGTCAGTCACACTCCAACCTTCACTCCGTACCTCCTCATTTTTTACAACCGAGCAATCCAAGATTTGCTTAAATTGCATTTAGAAGTCTAAATTGAGTCGTACTACAAGTGGCTTGAGCTCTCATGTAACCTGATATATGTAGgaagggttagtcaaatttcgttacTCAGGGATGAtcccgccatccccgaacaccgaaggggtagttgttgacacctaatttttgacctcccataatttattttaattaccagagtccttggatatcaaacagagtaaaatgtgtatttttacaagtcaaaatgattttataaaattatttagataatattttgccatttcatttggaaaaacaacttcaataatattataaatcatttagaaactaatttatacatttttataattaatatggaatatttgctaaattcaattaagaggatcatctaaaaaaattatttatttaattgttaaaattatcAGAAAATCAATTGCATGCATTTTACTCCATTTAATTCAAGAAgtctgattaattaaatgaattaatcattttacccctcgatTCTTAATTTTGCATATTCAAATTGCATTTGTGCAATTTCTCaagttaatcataattaatcaagtGTCTAATTGTGGTTAATTTCATAAATTGCTTACTATATGTTAATTAgggctataattgaaataatcaatttgtTGGATAATTCtagccttaattgaaataggcAATTTCCATGGTTTAAGTCATTCAGGTCATTCTTGCAAAACTAGCCTTTAATTGGTTGATTAGATTAAatgtggccataattgaaacaaccaatttcatggtttaagtCAATTAAGGTCATAATGGCAAAGTTTAAGTCTTTTGCATGATTAACCATGTTTATTAGTTTGATTAATTAGTTATGATTGACCATAATTGAGGGGTTTAAATTAATTGACTTTCTTAAATTATGGCCATttattaaattgaatattatatatatatatatatatatata
It includes:
- the LOC132032176 gene encoding uncharacterized protein LOC132032176 — its product is MIQHPESSHIDPPEIGLKEEHAYCSHVEAEPYGKLWYNDIKLYLEEQEYPEGITNSQKKIIRRMANGFFPNKEILYKRTPDLGLLRCVDVVEATKLLEEKCHQCQIHGDLINVPPSELSTMSSPWSFVAWVMDVIRPIEPAASNGHLFILVAIDYFTEWVEATSHKLVTKKKQFKITHRNSMAYRPQMNGAVEAANKNIKRILRKMTNNCKGWHEQLPHALLGYRTTARASIEKTPYLLVYSTEAVIPIEVEIPLLIIIQEVELDNAKWVRARYEQLALIDEKRMIAVCHGQLYRQRMARAFNKRVRARLFQIRQMVLKRIFPHQDEYKGKFAPNWQGSCVVRKVLSGRAVVLAEMDGQEWPKPINSDAIKRYYT